Proteins from a single region of Flavobacterium sp. YJ01:
- a CDS encoding C40 family peptidase, translated as MKRIIIFLLLAVAFTSCKSTSAVATKNESKKENRALVNNLIEKATENIGVRYKAGGTTRSGFDCSGLVYTTFQSENIPLPRASYEQAKIGKVIPLNDARKGDLIFFKTNKSRQINHVGLITEVNSDEIKFVHSSTSKGVIISSTKEAYYKNAFEQVNRILP; from the coding sequence TTGAAAAGAATTATAATTTTCCTGCTTTTAGCCGTTGCTTTTACTTCTTGTAAATCGACTTCGGCTGTTGCAACCAAAAACGAATCAAAAAAAGAAAATAGAGCTTTAGTTAATAATTTAATCGAAAAAGCAACAGAAAATATTGGTGTTCGTTATAAAGCTGGAGGAACTACAAGAAGTGGTTTTGATTGTTCTGGATTGGTTTATACTACTTTTCAAAGTGAAAACATTCCACTGCCAAGAGCTTCTTACGAACAGGCAAAAATTGGAAAAGTGATTCCGCTAAATGATGCCAGAAAAGGCGATTTAATTTTCTTTAAAACCAATAAAAGCAGACAGATAAATCACGTTGGACTTATTACAGAAGTCAATTCTGATGAAATAAAATTTGTCCATTCTTCTACTTCAAAAGGAGTAATTATTTCTTCAACCAAAGAGGCATATTACAAAAATGCTTTCGAGCAAGTAAATAGAATCCTTCCGTAA
- a CDS encoding ComEC/Rec2 family competence protein, translating to MKVLDFPLVKITIAFLFGIITVYYINCSVTLATIILSFSSVLFSFFYLWNLKYRRNDFSFGFSTYFLAFSIGIFTLLSHTENLQKTNYTHCERAFEKKQTITLILREKLKSNDYADRYIGLIKSISGKNFSGKIIVNIQRDSTTNPLVIGNSIKIETVLQRNQSNKNPNQFDYSRYLANKQIYAQIYCQKKEISVSKTTQKDIWYYCAKLHSRIILNLEKSKFNKEEMNVALALILGQQQEISQDIIQDYQYSGATHILSVSGLHVGFIMLFITFILKPIPNTSKGSFFKLFSILISLAGFAVISGLSPSVLRSVVMFSFVAIGNHLRRNGNIYHTLLASILLILLFEPYFLFDVGFQLSYLALFFIIWLQPLLKNIYKPKNKLTNYIWEALTVSFAAQIGTLPLCLYYFHQFPGLFFVTNIIILPVLSFIMIAGIVVMLIAIFTSPPLFITMIFEKSIYLLNLMIHAVASVDSFVIRDISFNSYYLLTFYLLIISSIIWLKKPNFTKIIFVMSSVILVQLSFIIYKIQIERGKEFIIYNQKNNTLISTRTGRNIVFYKRDTLFKNDQNDRIINSYLVGNSVSLSKTESLKNLMYFKNKKIVIIDSSGIYPSYSSPDLLLITQNPKVNLDRLLRKIQPKMIIADGSNSNSIQKYWKESCLKKNIPFHSTKEKGYYKL from the coding sequence ATGAAAGTATTAGATTTTCCGTTAGTAAAAATTACAATTGCCTTTTTATTTGGCATAATTACCGTTTATTATATTAATTGTTCCGTTACGTTAGCAACAATAATACTGTCATTCTCATCTGTTTTATTTTCTTTTTTCTATTTATGGAATTTAAAATACCGCAGAAATGATTTCTCATTTGGGTTTTCAACCTATTTTCTTGCTTTTTCTATTGGTATTTTTACCCTATTAAGTCATACCGAAAATCTTCAAAAAACAAATTACACACATTGCGAACGCGCATTCGAAAAAAAGCAAACCATAACTTTAATTCTTAGAGAAAAACTAAAAAGCAACGATTACGCTGATCGTTATATCGGATTAATAAAATCTATTTCAGGCAAGAATTTTTCAGGGAAAATAATTGTCAACATTCAAAGAGACAGCACAACAAATCCTCTTGTAATTGGAAATAGCATTAAAATTGAAACCGTTTTGCAACGCAATCAATCCAATAAAAATCCGAATCAATTTGATTACAGTAGATATTTGGCTAACAAACAGATTTATGCTCAAATCTATTGCCAAAAAAAAGAAATTTCAGTTAGCAAAACCACTCAAAAAGACATTTGGTATTATTGCGCCAAACTACATTCTCGAATCATTTTAAATCTTGAAAAATCAAAATTCAACAAAGAAGAAATGAATGTAGCCCTCGCTTTGATTTTAGGACAACAGCAAGAAATTTCACAAGATATTATTCAAGATTATCAATATTCTGGAGCAACACACATTTTATCAGTTTCTGGCTTACACGTAGGTTTTATAATGCTTTTTATTACTTTTATTTTAAAACCAATACCAAATACAAGTAAAGGCTCATTTTTTAAACTGTTTTCTATTCTAATTTCTTTAGCCGGATTTGCTGTTATTTCGGGTTTATCTCCTTCAGTTTTAAGATCTGTTGTTATGTTTTCTTTTGTTGCAATTGGAAATCATTTACGAAGAAACGGCAATATTTATCATACTTTACTAGCTTCAATTCTCCTTATATTATTATTCGAACCTTACTTTTTATTTGATGTCGGATTTCAATTAAGCTATTTGGCATTGTTTTTTATTATCTGGCTACAGCCGCTTTTAAAGAATATTTACAAACCAAAAAACAAACTCACAAATTACATTTGGGAAGCTTTGACTGTTTCTTTTGCCGCTCAAATAGGTACTTTACCTTTGTGCCTTTATTATTTTCATCAATTTCCTGGCTTATTCTTCGTTACCAATATTATTATTCTTCCCGTTTTATCTTTTATAATGATCGCTGGAATTGTTGTAATGCTAATTGCCATTTTTACAAGCCCGCCATTATTTATAACAATGATTTTTGAAAAAAGCATTTATCTTTTAAACCTAATGATACATGCGGTTGCTTCGGTAGATTCATTTGTTATTCGAGACATCAGCTTTAATTCTTATTATTTGCTAACATTTTATCTTTTAATAATTAGCAGCATTATTTGGCTAAAAAAACCAAATTTTACTAAAATAATATTTGTGATGAGTTCCGTAATTTTAGTGCAGTTGTCATTCATCATTTATAAAATTCAAATCGAAAGAGGAAAAGAATTTATTATTTACAACCAAAAAAACAACACATTAATTTCTACTCGTACAGGAAGAAACATTGTGTTTTATAAAAGAGATACACTATTTAAAAATGATCAAAATGACAGAATTATAAATTCTTATCTAGTCGGAAATTCTGTTTCTTTAAGTAAAACCGAATCTTTAAAAAATCTGATGTATTTTAAAAACAAAAAAATTGTTATAATAGATAGTTCAGGAATTTATCCATCTTATTCATCGCCAGATCTATTGCTTATTACACAAAATCCAAAGGTAAATTTAGACCGATTATTAAGAAAAATACAGCCAAAAATGATAATTGCAGACGGATCAAATTCGAATTCCATTCAAAAATATTGGAAAGAAAGCTGTTTGAAAAAAAATATCCCTTTTCATTCAACGAAAGAAAAGGGATACTATAAATTGTAG
- a CDS encoding thioredoxin family protein — protein sequence MLQKLLILVLFLSSFFVRSQGLVWRTDINEAVTVSSEQRKPLLIFFTGQGVGQKFQNEIFATRDFEDWSRKNVILVKLDLSDQTVSENIKEQTVRLKNAFGVQQIPQVCLTEVYLRKGRTSFNKLGLMSDNQSGIKSWLDECNSMLNKE from the coding sequence ATGCTCCAAAAACTACTTATTTTAGTGCTCTTTTTGAGCTCATTTTTTGTGCGTTCTCAAGGTTTAGTTTGGAGAACCGATATTAATGAAGCTGTTACAGTAAGCTCAGAACAAAGAAAACCATTGCTTATTTTTTTTACAGGACAAGGCGTTGGGCAGAAATTTCAAAATGAAATTTTTGCTACACGTGACTTTGAAGACTGGTCTCGTAAAAATGTTATTTTAGTAAAACTTGATCTTTCGGATCAAACAGTTTCTGAAAACATAAAAGAACAGACTGTGCGATTGAAAAATGCTTTTGGAGTTCAACAAATTCCGCAAGTGTGTCTAACCGAAGTTTATTTAAGGAAAGGAAGAACTAGTTTTAATAAATTAGGTTTAATGTCGGATAATCAATCAGGGATAAAATCTTGGTTAGACGAATGCAATTCGATGTTAAATAAAGAATAA
- a CDS encoding thioredoxin family protein, whose translation MTKKLLILLFFLGSFFMQAQNLAWRTNMTDAIAISNEQRKPMLILFTASGVPDNLQNEIFKTPDFAVWSRDNVVLVKLDLSDMNASDSDREQNVKLKNAFGVEELPEVCFAMASVRKNKTTFSALGKIAYKPGGAKAWIAESNTILHPPE comes from the coding sequence ATGACCAAAAAACTACTTATCCTACTGTTTTTTTTGGGTTCATTTTTTATGCAAGCGCAAAATTTAGCATGGCGAACTAATATGACAGACGCGATTGCAATTAGTAATGAGCAAAGAAAACCAATGTTGATTTTATTCACTGCCTCAGGTGTACCAGACAATCTTCAAAACGAAATTTTTAAAACTCCTGATTTTGCCGTATGGTCGCGTGATAACGTGGTCTTAGTAAAATTAGACTTGTCAGACATGAATGCTTCTGATAGTGATCGCGAACAGAATGTAAAATTGAAAAATGCATTCGGTGTAGAAGAACTTCCAGAAGTATGCTTTGCCATGGCATCAGTTAGAAAAAACAAAACAACATTCAGTGCCCTAGGGAAAATCGCCTACAAACCTGGTGGAGCAAAAGCTTGGATTGCAGAATCAAACACGATTTTACATCCGCCTGAATAA
- a CDS encoding thioredoxin family protein, whose product MKKIILIAFILLGAMSLQAQELKWYTDVREAITVSNKEQKPMLMFFTGSDWCGWCIRLQNEVLKTEEFKKWAAINVVLVELDYPRAVPQTPELKNQNLELQQAFAIQGFPTVFFTSAETKDGRVNFKGLGKTGYVAGGPSAWLTVAEGIVHPKKS is encoded by the coding sequence ATGAAAAAAATAATACTTATTGCTTTCATTTTACTTGGTGCTATGAGTCTTCAGGCACAAGAGCTAAAATGGTATACAGATGTTAGAGAAGCGATTACTGTTAGTAATAAAGAGCAAAAACCAATGTTGATGTTTTTTACAGGGAGTGATTGGTGCGGTTGGTGTATACGTTTACAGAACGAAGTTCTTAAGACAGAAGAGTTTAAAAAATGGGCAGCAATAAATGTAGTTTTGGTGGAATTAGATTACCCAAGAGCTGTTCCTCAAACGCCAGAACTTAAGAATCAAAATCTTGAGTTGCAGCAAGCTTTTGCAATTCAAGGTTTTCCGACGGTTTTCTTCACGAGTGCAGAAACTAAAGACGGAAGAGTTAATTTTAAAGGTCTTGGTAAAACAGGATATGTTGCTGGTGGCCCATCTGCTTGGTTAACAGTTGCTGAAGGAATTGTTCATCCGAAGAAATCTTAA
- a CDS encoding peptide MFS transporter, with translation MENKITLEEIQNFEGKYPKQLWYLFLVEMWERFCFYGMRGVLAVFMVDQLGLVEGKANLQYGAVQAFVYAFTFIGGIFADKVLGFKKSLLFGGIVMILGNLLIAANPHDFFYYGITLSIIGTGFFKPNVSSMVGELYHENDGRRDAGYGLFYAGINIGGMLGGAIPIYLGKNYSWSLCFLSAAIVMIIGVVTFLLTKKHLAPIGNSPLENHEPKKRNLYEIAVYVGSFVVIPLVYIMVINSDFTEYFMYTIGIAAVGYFLFELIQIKDAKQQRKLLAAFIFIFGYFMFMAISEQSGGSLSLFAKDNLTNKLLFFNIDPNVVNNSINSLYVIIFSPLLGFLWIYMSKRKIEPNTVVKFGLSFILLAAGFFIFYAARYFVNQDGLSSLDVFALGYLLYTLGELCIGPIGMSVITKLSPKRLFGMMMGLWFLSSAFGQFAAGKLGAEMSDANTGTTLMSKLIAYTDGYYQLAIYALVAGIALIVLTPLIRRLMQEVK, from the coding sequence ATGGAAAACAAAATTACTTTAGAAGAAATTCAAAATTTTGAAGGCAAGTACCCAAAGCAATTGTGGTACTTGTTTTTAGTTGAAATGTGGGAACGTTTTTGTTTCTACGGAATGAGAGGGGTTTTAGCAGTTTTCATGGTAGACCAATTGGGTCTGGTTGAAGGAAAAGCAAATCTTCAATATGGAGCTGTGCAGGCTTTCGTTTATGCTTTTACGTTTATTGGTGGAATTTTTGCCGATAAAGTTTTAGGATTTAAAAAATCGCTTCTTTTTGGAGGAATCGTTATGATTTTGGGTAATTTGCTAATTGCTGCAAATCCGCACGATTTCTTTTACTACGGAATAACGCTTTCTATTATTGGAACTGGTTTTTTTAAGCCAAATGTTTCTTCGATGGTTGGAGAACTTTATCATGAAAACGACGGTCGTCGTGACGCAGGTTACGGATTGTTTTATGCCGGAATTAATATTGGAGGAATGCTTGGTGGAGCAATTCCAATTTATTTAGGGAAAAATTATTCATGGAGTCTTTGTTTTCTTTCAGCGGCAATCGTTATGATAATTGGTGTTGTGACTTTTCTTTTGACTAAAAAACATCTAGCACCAATTGGAAATTCTCCTTTAGAAAACCATGAACCTAAGAAACGTAATTTATATGAAATTGCTGTTTATGTGGGTTCTTTTGTGGTGATTCCGTTGGTTTACATAATGGTTATCAATTCTGATTTTACAGAATATTTTATGTATACAATTGGAATTGCGGCTGTAGGGTACTTTTTGTTCGAGTTGATACAAATTAAAGATGCGAAACAACAACGAAAGCTCTTAGCGGCATTTATCTTTATTTTTGGATACTTTATGTTTATGGCAATTTCTGAGCAATCTGGAGGTTCATTGTCATTGTTTGCGAAAGATAATTTAACTAATAAACTGTTGTTCTTCAATATCGATCCAAACGTGGTTAATAATAGTATAAACTCACTTTATGTTATTATTTTTAGTCCATTATTAGGCTTTTTGTGGATTTATATGTCTAAACGAAAAATTGAACCTAATACTGTTGTTAAGTTTGGTTTGTCATTTATTCTGTTGGCGGCAGGTTTCTTTATCTTTTATGCAGCTAGATATTTTGTAAACCAAGACGGATTAAGTTCTCTAGATGTATTTGCTTTAGGATATCTTTTGTATACGTTAGGTGAATTATGCATTGGTCCAATTGGAATGTCTGTAATTACTAAATTATCTCCAAAAAGATTATTTGGAATGATGATGGGATTATGGTTTCTTTCAAGCGCATTTGGTCAATTTGCTGCCGGTAAATTAGGAGCCGAAATGTCTGATGCAAATACAGGAACTACCTTAATGTCTAAGCTTATTGCTTATACAGACGGATACTATCAATTAGCGATTTATGCATTAGTTGCAGGAATTGCATTAATTGTTTTAACTCCGTTAATCAGAAGGTTGATGCAAGAAGTTAAATAA
- a CDS encoding peptide MFS transporter, producing the protein MGETQVKTAHPKGLWVLFGTEMWERFNFYGMRALLTLFLVNSLLMKEEEASLIYGGFLGLCYLTPMLGGFVADRYLGNRNCILLGGLLMATGQMLLFTSGSVFESNLDLAKIIMYSALGVIVFGNGFFKPNISSMVGSLYPKQEKTKLDSAFTIFYMGINIGAFLGQSICPLLGDVKDAGGIRDIHAFRWGFMAASVAMLLGTVLFYFLKNKYVVSPEGKPLGGLPSKNDASDFEEGEAQQANFSSKSLAIAGIAFVALGFFFHYVVGQNLIYTLIYSSGLALAGLIISDTSLTKIERDRIIVIYIVSFFIIFFWAAFEQAGSSLTFIADNQTDRHFFGWAMPPSMVQIFNGMFVVILAVPFSILWDTLRAKGKEPISPVKLAVGLVVISVSFFMIATQVSYIGTSGLLLVKWLILLYFLNTCAELCLSPIGLSLVGKLSPKRFASLLYGVFFLSNASGYALGGTLGSILPATGDKFAKAKELGIDLQAVLDKKITPSAEQLALLDHHQISAQNPIFAGFEIHNLYEFFMVFVVLTGIAAILLFALTPVLKKLMHGVR; encoded by the coding sequence ATGGGAGAAACTCAAGTAAAAACTGCGCATCCAAAAGGACTTTGGGTATTGTTTGGAACGGAGATGTGGGAGCGGTTCAATTTTTATGGAATGCGAGCTTTATTGACTTTATTTCTTGTAAATTCATTATTAATGAAAGAAGAAGAAGCGTCATTAATTTATGGAGGTTTCTTAGGGCTTTGTTATTTAACACCAATGCTTGGAGGTTTTGTGGCAGACCGCTATTTAGGTAATAGAAATTGTATTTTATTAGGCGGATTGTTAATGGCAACTGGGCAAATGCTTTTGTTTACAAGCGGAAGTGTTTTTGAATCTAATTTAGATTTAGCTAAAATTATCATGTATTCTGCTTTAGGAGTTATTGTTTTTGGTAACGGATTCTTTAAACCAAACATTTCTAGTATGGTTGGAAGTTTATATCCAAAACAAGAAAAAACAAAATTAGATAGTGCTTTCACTATTTTCTACATGGGAATTAATATTGGAGCTTTTTTAGGTCAGTCAATTTGCCCTTTATTAGGAGATGTTAAAGATGCTGGAGGAATTAGAGATATTCACGCTTTCAGATGGGGATTCATGGCGGCTTCTGTTGCAATGTTGTTAGGTACTGTTCTTTTTTACTTCTTGAAAAATAAATATGTAGTTTCTCCAGAAGGAAAACCACTAGGAGGGCTTCCTTCTAAAAATGATGCTTCGGATTTTGAAGAAGGAGAAGCGCAGCAAGCAAACTTTTCTAGTAAATCTTTAGCAATTGCAGGTATTGCATTTGTCGCTTTAGGATTCTTTTTTCACTACGTTGTAGGGCAAAATTTAATTTATACTTTGATTTATTCAAGTGGTTTGGCTTTAGCAGGTTTAATTATTTCTGATACTTCTTTAACTAAAATTGAAAGAGACAGAATTATTGTAATCTACATTGTGTCATTCTTTATTATTTTCTTCTGGGCAGCGTTTGAGCAAGCGGGTTCTTCTTTAACCTTTATTGCGGATAACCAAACAGACAGACATTTCTTTGGTTGGGCAATGCCTCCTTCAATGGTTCAGATTTTCAACGGAATGTTTGTTGTAATTTTAGCTGTTCCTTTTAGTATTCTTTGGGATACTTTAAGAGCTAAAGGAAAAGAGCCGATTTCTCCAGTAAAATTAGCTGTTGGTTTAGTTGTGATTTCGGTAAGTTTCTTTATGATTGCAACTCAGGTTTCTTATATCGGAACTTCAGGACTTTTGTTAGTAAAATGGTTAATTTTATTATATTTCCTAAATACATGTGCTGAGTTATGTTTATCTCCAATTGGTCTATCATTGGTGGGTAAATTGTCTCCAAAACGTTTTGCATCATTGTTATATGGAGTATTCTTCTTGTCTAATGCATCTGGTTATGCTTTAGGAGGAACTTTAGGTTCTATATTGCCTGCAACGGGAGATAAATTTGCAAAAGCAAAAGAACTAGGAATCGATCTTCAAGCAGTTTTAGATAAAAAAATAACACCATCTGCAGAGCAATTGGCTTTGTTGGATCACCATCAAATTAGTGCTCAAAATCCAATTTTTGCAGGATTTGAGATTCATAACTTATATGAATTCTTTATGGTATTTGTTGTTCTAACTGGTATTGCAGCTATTTTGTTATTTGCTTTAACTCCAGTGTTGAAGAAATTAATGCACGGTGTTAGATAA
- a CDS encoding S9 family peptidase: MNTSKITVILLFLVATVFGQQKITIENIYGGAFRAKGMDELQSLKNTDQYTVLNIDRASRSMQIDLYDFATLKKVSNLIDTKNHRELSEGIDSYTFDASEKKILIACNTNQIFRHSFTADYYLYDIASKSLTKLFDFQVQEPTFSPDGSKIAYARENNLYVYDVVSKKSTPITTDGKKNAVINGITDWVYEEEFAFVRAFDWSKDSKKVAYIRFDESQVPEFSMSMFHKDLYPTIETFKYPKAGEKNSEVSLHIYDVAAAATKKVDLGKYNDFYIARLQWTNDANVLSAQVLNRHQDNLDLLFVDGNTATAKVVLNEKDKAYVDVTDNLTFLKDNSFIWTSEKDGFNHIYLYDKNGKLKNQVTKGNWEVTSYYGFDEKTKTIFYQSTENGSINRDLYRISLDGKNKLRLSKKVGTSAATFSPNFQYFITTFSSNLVPTTYTLNESKTGKEIQVIENNQALADKLKAYNLPAKEFIVLKTAKGNELNAWILKPKDFDPSKKYPVFMYQYSGPGSQQVNNDWNNTDDYWFLSLTQQGYIVACVDGRGTGFKGADFKKVTQKELGKYEVEDQIDAAKVIGSYSYVDPARIGIFGWSYGGFMASNCIFQGNDVFKMAIAVAPVTNWRFYDSVYTERYMQTPQENASGYDQNSPINHVDKLKGKFLLIHGSGDDNVHVQNSMQMMEALIQANKQFDSQIYPDKNHGIYGGATRIQLYNKMTNFIKENL; encoded by the coding sequence ATGAATACAAGTAAAATTACTGTAATACTTCTATTTCTAGTTGCAACCGTTTTTGGTCAACAAAAAATCACTATCGAAAATATTTACGGCGGCGCTTTCCGAGCAAAAGGAATGGATGAATTGCAGTCTTTAAAAAATACAGATCAATATACTGTATTAAATATTGATAGAGCGAGCAGAAGTATGCAGATTGATTTATATGATTTTGCAACTTTAAAAAAAGTATCTAATTTAATTGATACTAAAAATCATAGAGAATTATCAGAAGGTATTGATAGTTATACTTTTGATGCATCGGAGAAGAAAATTTTAATTGCTTGCAATACCAATCAGATTTTCCGTCACTCTTTTACAGCAGATTATTATTTATATGATATCGCTTCTAAATCGCTAACGAAACTTTTTGATTTTCAGGTTCAAGAGCCAACTTTTTCTCCAGACGGATCTAAAATTGCTTACGCAAGAGAAAATAACTTATATGTATATGATGTAGTTTCAAAAAAATCTACTCCGATTACAACTGATGGTAAAAAAAATGCGGTAATTAATGGTATTACGGATTGGGTTTACGAAGAAGAATTTGCATTTGTTCGTGCTTTTGATTGGAGTAAAGACAGTAAAAAAGTAGCTTACATTCGTTTTGACGAAAGCCAAGTTCCTGAGTTTTCAATGTCAATGTTTCATAAAGATTTGTATCCAACAATTGAGACGTTTAAATATCCAAAAGCAGGAGAAAAAAATTCAGAAGTTTCATTGCATATTTATGATGTAGCGGCGGCTGCAACTAAAAAAGTTGATTTAGGAAAATATAATGACTTCTACATTGCAAGATTACAATGGACTAACGATGCAAATGTCCTTTCTGCACAAGTTTTAAATCGCCACCAAGATAATTTAGATTTATTGTTTGTTGATGGAAATACAGCAACGGCAAAAGTAGTTTTGAATGAAAAAGATAAAGCTTACGTAGATGTAACAGATAACTTAACGTTCTTAAAAGACAACAGTTTTATCTGGACAAGCGAAAAAGACGGTTTCAATCATATTTATTTATATGATAAAAATGGAAAACTTAAAAATCAAGTTACAAAAGGAAACTGGGAAGTAACTTCTTACTACGGTTTTGATGAAAAAACAAAAACTATTTTCTACCAATCTACAGAAAATGGTTCAATCAATAGAGATCTTTACAGAATCTCATTAGACGGGAAAAACAAATTACGTTTGTCTAAAAAAGTAGGAACAAGCGCGGCAACTTTTAGCCCGAACTTCCAATATTTTATTACAACTTTCTCAAGCAATCTAGTGCCTACGACTTATACTTTAAACGAGTCAAAAACTGGAAAAGAAATTCAAGTTATCGAAAACAATCAAGCTCTTGCTGATAAATTGAAAGCGTATAACTTGCCTGCAAAAGAATTTATCGTTTTAAAAACAGCAAAAGGAAACGAATTAAATGCTTGGATTTTAAAACCAAAAGATTTTGATCCTTCAAAAAAATATCCTGTTTTTATGTACCAATATTCTGGTCCAGGATCTCAACAAGTAAACAACGATTGGAATAATACTGACGATTATTGGTTCTTGTCTCTTACACAACAAGGTTATATTGTAGCTTGCGTTGACGGAAGAGGAACTGGTTTTAAAGGTGCAGATTTCAAAAAAGTGACTCAGAAAGAATTAGGAAAATATGAGGTCGAAGATCAAATCGATGCGGCAAAAGTAATCGGTTCTTACTCTTATGTTGATCCTGCAAGAATTGGAATTTTCGGATGGAGTTATGGAGGATTTATGGCTTCAAACTGTATTTTTCAAGGAAATGATGTTTTCAAAATGGCAATCGCTGTGGCTCCGGTAACCAACTGGAGATTCTATGATAGCGTTTACACAGAAAGATACATGCAGACTCCACAAGAAAACGCAAGCGGATACGATCAAAATTCTCCAATTAATCACGTTGATAAATTAAAAGGTAAATTTTTATTGATTCACGGTTCAGGAGATGATAATGTTCATGTGCAGAATTCAATGCAAATGATGGAAGCTTTAATTCAGGCAAACAAACAATTTGATTCTCAAATTTATCCAGATAAAAATCACGGAATTTATGGCGGAGCGACAAGAATCCAGCTGTATAATAAAATGACTAATTTTATCAAAGAAAATCTATAA
- a CDS encoding hydroxymethylglutaryl-CoA reductase, degradative gives MNNAVAGFSKLSKKEKINWIANEYFSNPEEAKNIIRNYWNSDEKLQQLHDEFIENTITNLYIPLGVAPNFLINGKYKTIPMAIEESSVVAAASKAAKYWSTRGGFKTTIINTEKIGQVHFNYNGDAEKLKTFFDQIKPKFFSETQNITKNMQQRGGGILDIKLKDKRSLLENYYQLHATFETKDSMGANFINSCLEQFASTLKEEAQNSDLCQNGETLEVVMSILSNYVPNCLVRAEVSCPIEELAEKHIPNPTVFAERFLQAVQIAEVEPFRAVTHNKGIMNGVDAVVLATGNDFRAVEAGVHAYAAKNGQYASLSHAKIEDGIFTFWLEIPLALGTVGGLTSLHPLVKLCLEILEKPSAQELMEIVAVAGLAQNFAALRSLTTTGIQEGHMKMHLNNIINQFEATEEERHLIKTHFKKTAVSHSAVVEFIENLRK, from the coding sequence ATGAACAACGCTGTTGCCGGATTTTCTAAATTATCCAAAAAAGAAAAAATTAATTGGATTGCAAATGAATATTTTTCAAACCCTGAAGAGGCTAAAAATATTATAAGAAATTACTGGAATTCAGACGAAAAGCTTCAGCAATTGCATGACGAATTTATCGAAAACACCATTACAAACCTCTATATCCCACTTGGAGTCGCTCCGAACTTTTTAATCAACGGAAAATACAAAACCATTCCGATGGCAATTGAAGAGAGTTCTGTGGTTGCAGCGGCTTCAAAAGCAGCAAAATATTGGTCTACTCGTGGTGGTTTTAAAACAACGATTATCAATACCGAAAAAATTGGTCAGGTTCATTTCAATTACAATGGCGATGCCGAAAAACTAAAGACTTTTTTCGATCAAATAAAACCTAAATTCTTTTCTGAAACCCAGAATATTACCAAAAACATGCAACAGCGTGGCGGCGGTATTTTGGATATTAAACTAAAAGACAAAAGAAGTTTACTTGAAAACTACTATCAGCTTCATGCTACTTTTGAAACCAAAGATAGTATGGGCGCAAACTTCATAAATTCTTGTTTAGAGCAATTTGCTTCAACTTTAAAAGAAGAAGCTCAAAATTCTGATTTATGCCAAAACGGAGAAACTTTGGAAGTTGTAATGAGCATTTTGTCAAATTATGTTCCGAATTGTTTAGTTAGAGCGGAAGTTTCTTGCCCTATCGAAGAATTAGCAGAAAAACATATTCCAAATCCAACCGTATTTGCCGAGCGTTTTTTACAAGCGGTGCAAATTGCAGAAGTCGAACCTTTTAGAGCCGTAACGCATAATAAAGGAATTATGAATGGTGTTGATGCTGTGGTTTTAGCAACTGGAAATGACTTTAGAGCTGTAGAGGCGGGAGTACACGCATACGCGGCCAAAAATGGACAATATGCGAGTTTATCTCACGCTAAAATTGAAGATGGAATTTTTACGTTTTGGCTTGAAATTCCGCTTGCACTTGGAACCGTTGGCGGATTAACTTCTTTGCATCCTTTGGTAAAATTGTGTTTAGAAATTTTAGAAAAACCATCGGCTCAAGAATTAATGGAAATTGTGGCTGTTGCAGGTTTAGCGCAAAATTTTGCTGCTTTACGTTCTCTAACTACAACCGGAATTCAGGAAGGACATATGAAAATGCACCTTAATAATATCATCAATCAATTTGAAGCTACCGAAGAAGAGCGTCATCTAATTAAAACGCACTTCAAAAAAACAGCCGTTTCTCATAGTGCTGTGGTAGAATTTATTGAGAATTTAAGAAAATAA